The window CAGGTTAGCTCCAGAGGAGCGACATGTTTGTAGAATATATCTCTCATAACAAATTAGCTCCAGAGGAGCGATCTGTTTATTCTCTTTCTTACCTTCTCACCCTCTATTGGGGGATATTTGTATAAACTTATTTCACAGGTCGACAGAATTCGTTAAATAACCTCATGTCGCGTCAACAGTCTCATATCCTTGGTCAAAATAAGGCCTGGTTCATCGCCCCGAATAAATCCAAAATTTTATCTTGACACCTTAGTTGATCTATGCTAAAGTATAATTGTTTACCATAGAGTCCCAGAGACTGCCGAAAAAATCTGCCGGCTAAGACCGGCTTTATTCTTGGTGTCCTTGGCGCCTCTGAGGTAAATTAGAAAGCTGGTGTAGCTCAGTAGGTAGAGCAAGTGATTTGTAATCACTAGGTCGGGGGTTCGAATCCCTTCACCAGCTCCAGTAACAATTATCGACCTTCTTCATCGTGGGGGCCGCTCACGGATTAATCGCGAATTGCGGATCGCGAATTGCGAATTAAAAGATAGATTAGCGATTCGAAAAATGGCCGAAATAATGAACATCGCCTTAATGGTTAATGGGGAGGTACCCTAGCGGCCAACGGGGGCAGACTGTAAATCTGCTGGCTATGCCTTCGGAGGTTCGAATCCTCCCCTCCCCACCATTCCTTATTCTTAACCACGACGTGTCCAAAAACTGCTGAGATCAAACTCGAAGAGTCATTAGTAGCGCCCGGCAGAAGTTCCCCCCTGGCTTCTAAAGCTCCTCAAACCGAGGGGAAATTTCCGCCGAGCTGTATTAGGTGGAGAGACACTTCTATCTCGGGTTATAGTATTCCCCCCTCTGGATAATCCAGTATCTGGGCCTTAATCTTATCACCTGTCTTTAAGTAACTAACCTCGCTGGGAAGGACAAGCAGGGCATTGGCCTTGACCATAGAACTTAAGATACCTGATCCCTGGGGACCAGTAGTCCGGGCATAATATTGACCATCTTTTTTCTCTATCACACCCCGAAGATAGTTCCTACGCCCTGGTTTCTTTTTAATCTCTTCGCAAAGCTCTGCTTCTATCTCTGGTTTTTTCAAGCACTTACGGCCGGCCATCTTCCGCATCGCCGGTCGGACAAATTGTTCAAAGACGACTAAAACCGAGACCGGATATCCGGGCAAACCAAAAACCGGCTTCTCCTTGACAAGGCCAAAGGCAAGGGGTTTGCCCGGTTTCATGGCCACCTTCCAAAACTTCATTTCTACTCCTAAATCAGCTAAGACACCCTTGACCAGATCGTAATCTCCTACAGAGACCCCTCCAGAAATAACCAGCATATCACTTGATCCCAGTCCTTGCTCAATCTGATTCTTTATTTTGACTTCATCATCCGGGGCAATGCCCAGGAGAACCGGGATACCCCCGTATCGAACAACCTGGGCATAGAGGGAATATCCGTTAGAATTACGGATCTTCCCCGGGCTTAATTCTTGATCTATGTCGACCACCTCATCACCGGTAGACAGGATGGCCACCCGCGGTTTCCGGACACAAAAGACCGACCTCTTCCCCAGAGAAGCCAGCATACCTACTTCAGCCGGCCGGATGAGGCTGCCTTTGGAAAGAACCAACTCGCCTCCGGCCACATCCTCGCCGGCCTCCCGGACGTTTTCCATAGGGGATACTTTTCTAATGAGCTTAACCTTCCCATCCGTCCTTTCAGTATACTCAACCATAATTACCCCATTGGCGCCGGCCGGAAGAGGGGCGCCGGTCATTATTCGCGTCGCCTGACCGGAAGAAAGCGGTTTTTTCGGGAGAGACCCGGCTGGGATATCCTCGACTACCTCCAGATAAACAGGACTCACTTCCGAGGCTTCCACTGTATCAGCCGTAATAACCGCATAGCCGTCCATCGCTGAACTTCTAAAAGGGGGAATATCCATCTCGGCATAAATCTCCTCAGCCAAAGTCCGATCCAGACAATCTAAGATACCTACTTCCTCCGGATCCAGAACCCTGATATGATCGAGGATTATCCCCAGGGCTTCCTCAACTTCTATCATACTTCCATCCTCCTTCTGTAAAAATCTCTCTGGCCACCTTCTTATCTACATTATAATAGATGTAGCCGCTTTTGTCCAAAGTTTTTTTCGCCTTACAAACTTCTGACGGAGGTGCGGATGGGCTGGGGACGTAGATAAGAAACATAAAAAACGGCGAGATGAGAGGGGTGAGATGAAGGACGGGGAAATGGGAAAAGTTCTTATGGATAAGGGCGATTTTCATTTAACAACGCTCAATGTAAACCGGAGTTCATTGGCATGGAACATGAACGTAAAGTGCTTTTCGTAGACATGCGGAGAAATGGCGTAGATAAACCTGGGAATAACGGAGATCAAAGATTTGCCAAACACGATCCTCTTCTCAACGATCTTGAATCTCACGTCCGAGTAAAAGTTGCTGTGGCCTGTATCCTCGGTAAAATATTCGAAAGAGTCAACCGTCCAACCATCTCTCTGCTTTTATATATATGCCACAACTTTGCCGAAAAAAAAACTTGAACATCGAGTTCAAGAAACCGGGTGCCTGGTCACCCGGGGGAGGTTTTGGGATAAGCTCTTAATCAGCGTAGCGGCCAAAGAGGGGCTGTCCAGAAATTTATCTTTAAGTCCGGTCCAGAACCCCCTCACCTGCCGGCTGTGAACAAAATATCTCTCCAGAAAATTTATCGACTTTAAAATAAGGGCTTCATCTACGGGTCGGTTTGTTTTTAGGGCCAGGGTGAGGCTGTAAAAACGGATAAAGACATAATAGATGACCAAAAAGAGGTAGCTTCTTACTACTTCGGGCAAAATAGTGAGATGCTTGCCCAGGAGTTTGATCTGAAAGTATCTTTCCAGAATAGGTGTAAGCGCCGGGAGAGAAGGTTGATAAAGATTAGAGTAGGCTTGATAATAGATCGTTTCGCCTGATAGGCCGGATAAATTCTTGAGAAGGAAACTAATCCCCTCGTTTAAATCACGGCTATAAAAAAGAGACCATGGTGGATGACTGAATTCTAACCTGGTCTTAAGAAAGGTTTCCAGAAAGGAGAATTGTATATAGATGGAAGGAGGGATGTCCCTTATCCGGGTGAATAAATTTTTATAACCTTCTTCCCTCTGACGAACCAGATAAGCCTCCAGTAGAGAACCGCCCAACCTCTCTTTAACGATTTCCTGCAACAGAAAGTCCCCCATAACTAATCTTTCCTCAAAGGAGTATTCCGGACGGATTAATATATCTAACAGTGATGACTCAAGCCTGAGATATTCCTCCCACGAAAAAGAAAAGGACTCCATCAATGATAAGCTGGTATCTTTGGGTAAGGAAAAGTTAGGCTCCTCCGTTTTTCCCATTCGGAGAGGAGCTTTATCCTTCAGATAATTCAGAACCGCCGGACAGGCAAAAGAAACGGTCAGGAATACCCCTTTAGGCGTAAAGACCGCCCCTCGTGGAAATTCCTGGCAGATC of the bacterium genome contains:
- the glp gene encoding gephyrin-like molybdotransferase Glp, whose translation is MIEVEEALGIILDHIRVLDPEEVGILDCLDRTLAEEIYAEMDIPPFRSSAMDGYAVITADTVEASEVSPVYLEVVEDIPAGSLPKKPLSSGQATRIMTGAPLPAGANGVIMVEYTERTDGKVKLIRKVSPMENVREAGEDVAGGELVLSKGSLIRPAEVGMLASLGKRSVFCVRKPRVAILSTGDEVVDIDQELSPGKIRNSNGYSLYAQVVRYGGIPVLLGIAPDDEVKIKNQIEQGLGSSDMLVISGGVSVGDYDLVKGVLADLGVEMKFWKVAMKPGKPLAFGLVKEKPVFGLPGYPVSVLVVFEQFVRPAMRKMAGRKCLKKPEIEAELCEEIKKKPGRRNYLRGVIEKKDGQYYARTTGPQGSGILSSMVKANALLVLPSEVSYLKTGDKIKAQILDYPEGGIL
- the fliB gene encoding flagellin lysine-N-methylase, which gives rise to MAPVFFPDIVARVQCQCCGDCCRLGAIPLDENSLARLKARLEGNPLIPYPPFTTLEDERGKEVQVLNRVEGHCVFLDQNNLCLIHKGLGPEAKPRICQEFPRGAVFTPKGVFLTVSFACPAVLNYLKDKAPLRMGKTEEPNFSLPKDTSLSLMESFSFSWEEYLRLESSLLDILIRPEYSFEERLVMGDFLLQEIVKERLGGSLLEAYLVRQREEGYKNLFTRIRDIPPSIYIQFSFLETFLKTRLEFSHPPWSLFYSRDLNEGISFLLKNLSGLSGETIYYQAYSNLYQPSLPALTPILERYFQIKLLGKHLTILPEVVRSYLFLVIYYVFIRFYSLTLALKTNRPVDEALILKSINFLERYFVHSRQVRGFWTGLKDKFLDSPSLAATLIKSLSQNLPRVTRHPVS